One window from the genome of Alphaproteobacteria bacterium encodes:
- a CDS encoding GFA family protein, which translates to MSETKGRCHCGAVSFDIYGPMRGVIECYCESCRRVSGGLWHGTAAKLSNIEIHDAAGALTWYRSSDKAQRGFCNRCGSSLFYRRDGGDRLVIAGGNLEGPSGLALVARIFTGESADYGNWQSEAPTFEAWPPPEVLAVPDAD; encoded by the coding sequence ATGAGCGAGACCAAAGGACGCTGCCATTGCGGTGCTGTATCGTTCGACATCTATGGTCCCATGCGGGGCGTCATTGAGTGCTACTGCGAGAGCTGCCGACGTGTCAGTGGCGGGCTCTGGCACGGTACAGCGGCTAAGTTGAGCAATATTGAGATCCATGACGCGGCTGGGGCACTAACTTGGTACCGCAGTTCCGACAAGGCGCAGAGGGGCTTTTGTAACAGATGCGGCTCGAGCCTCTTCTACCGCCGCGACGGTGGTGACCGCCTGGTCATCGCCGGCGGCAACCTGGAAGGACCAAGCGGTCTGGCCTTGGTCGCGCGCATCTTCACCGGCGAAAGCGCCGACTACGGCAACTGGCAGAGCGAGGCGCCCACCTTCGAGGCCTGGCCGCCGCCAGAGGTTTTAGCTGTCCCCGACGCGGACTAA